A region from the Thermanaeromonas sp. C210 genome encodes:
- the gpr gene encoding GPR endopeptidase — protein sequence MDRYQFYQICGVASDLAMEAHALLRGATRQEVPGVKEEKESHPEAQVSIITIFNEAGSRALGKPQGTYITIEAPSLLVADPPAHEAVARLLAQKLSFLLTSLEVGPTDPVLVVGLGNWQATPDSLGPKVVGDFTVTRHLFKYVPQSLPPGSRPVSALAPGVLGTTGIETAEIIRGVVDRTQPKAVIAIDALAATDLRRIGTSIQITDTGISPGSGLGKQRTAINRQTMGVPVVAIGIPTVVPAAIIIYEALSQAGSTIFPAADGSQLVQRILQPFGGNLTVTPKEIDDLIGNLAWVVGAALNQSLHTTLLQTRTALPLH from the coding sequence TTGGACCGTTACCAGTTTTACCAAATATGTGGCGTTGCGTCCGACTTGGCCATGGAAGCCCATGCCCTTCTGAGGGGTGCTACGCGTCAAGAAGTACCCGGGGTTAAGGAAGAAAAAGAAAGCCATCCCGAGGCCCAGGTTTCCATTATTACTATTTTTAACGAGGCAGGATCCCGGGCTTTAGGCAAACCCCAAGGTACATACATTACCATCGAGGCGCCCTCTTTGCTTGTTGCCGACCCACCGGCACATGAAGCCGTCGCCCGGCTGTTGGCCCAGAAACTTTCATTCCTCCTGACCTCCCTGGAAGTAGGGCCGACGGATCCCGTCCTGGTCGTCGGGCTGGGTAATTGGCAGGCCACTCCCGACTCCCTGGGGCCTAAAGTGGTAGGGGATTTCACAGTAACTCGTCACCTATTTAAGTATGTCCCCCAAAGCCTGCCGCCGGGCAGCCGACCGGTCAGTGCCCTGGCTCCGGGCGTCTTGGGTACCACCGGTATAGAAACAGCGGAGATCATCCGCGGTGTGGTGGATCGGACTCAACCCAAGGCAGTAATAGCCATTGATGCCCTGGCCGCCACGGACCTCCGCCGCATCGGCACCAGTATCCAAATAACCGATACCGGCATAAGTCCCGGCTCTGGGCTCGGCAAACAGCGTACGGCCATCAACAGGCAAACCATGGGGGTTCCGGTGGTGGCCATCGGCATACCCACCGTGGTCCCTGCAGCCATTATAATTTACGAAGCTTTATCCCAAGCGGGATCAACAATTTTCCCGGCCGCTGATGGATCGCAACTTGTCCAAAGGATCTTGCAGCCCTTTGGCGGCAACTTGACCGTTACCCCCAAGGAGATAGATGACCTGATCGGTAATCTAGCATGGGTGGTGGGAGCAGCTTTAAACCAGAGCCTCCATACCACGTTGTTACAGACCAGAACCGCCCTTCCCCTTCACTAA
- a CDS encoding alpha/beta-type small acid-soluble spore protein: MPRGGRTNRLLIPQARAQMERFKQEVATELGISNYYGYLGDLPSKVNGSVGGLMVKKMIAAYEQTLTGTAAGGGLGSDVELGAAQQVTGRISGPNPAFTTGGQKLNINAQQYNAQSTGLVGGPAAGAGAGTMG; this comes from the coding sequence ATGCCGCGCGGAGGTAGGACCAACCGTCTATTGATCCCCCAGGCTCGGGCCCAGATGGAGAGGTTTAAGCAGGAAGTAGCCACTGAGCTGGGGATTTCCAACTACTACGGCTACCTCGGCGATCTCCCCTCCAAGGTTAACGGTTCGGTCGGAGGGCTGATGGTTAAAAAGATGATCGCCGCCTATGAGCAAACGCTGACCGGGACTGCCGCAGGCGGCGGCCTTGGGAGCGATGTGGAACTCGGTGCTGCCCAGCAGGTTACCGGCCGCATCAGCGGACCCAATCCTGCTTTTACTACCGGCGGCCAGAAGTTGAATATCAATGCCCAGCAGTACAACGCCCAGTCGACCGGCTTGGTCGGCGGCCCGGCGGCGGGAGCCGGCGCGGGGACTATGGGCTAA
- the recG gene encoding ATP-dependent DNA helicase RecG, which translates to MDRPVADLKYVGPQRRARLDRLGIRTVKDLIYHFPRRYEDRRRLSTLDGLVPGSRVTVLVTIVGWEEKSVRPRLTLMRAEVEGEGGRGYAVWYNQAYIKRRLPPGSRVLLTGKVSVRSLLPEIQVDDYELLEGEYTGLNTGYLVPFYPSSAGLTQRWHRLVTYQALAEYLPHIKETLPLEWRQQYRLVPLAKALRDIHFPSEEKALHQARRRLIYEELLIWELALAMHRRRTAGSEGGIAHSRDNTLVNKFLKGLPFSLTRAQERVLEEIFTDMEAPRPMARLLQGDVGSGKTVVAAAALVKAASGGWQGALMAPTEVLAEQHFLNFRRLLGSLGLSVALLTGSTNRREKDRVIAGLETGQISVVVGTHALIQESVKFKSLGLAVIDEQHRFGVRQRAQLPAKGRTPDLLVMTATPIPRTLALVAYGDLDVSLIDELPPGRKPVATYVLTGSQRRQAYRLVAKEVQAGRQAYIICPLIDESETQEAAAAAARARELQERVFPAFKVGLIHGRLRPAEKEEVMERFRQGDIQILVGTTVIEVGVDVPNATVIVIEGAERYGLAQLHQLRGRVARSSHQAYCLLITENNLGGTGRRLKVLVDNSDGFAIAEADLRLRGPGEFFGTRQHGWPEFRLAEFPRDLAVLEQARKDAHFLILSGYLDRPEYAELKALAEEKLAAWEV; encoded by the coding sequence ATGGATAGGCCGGTGGCCGATTTAAAGTACGTGGGGCCCCAGCGCAGGGCAAGGCTGGACAGGCTGGGCATCAGGACCGTTAAGGATTTAATCTATCACTTCCCCCGGCGCTATGAAGACCGCCGCCGGCTTTCTACCCTTGACGGGTTAGTTCCGGGCAGCAGGGTTACGGTATTGGTCACCATAGTGGGGTGGGAAGAAAAGAGTGTACGGCCCCGCCTGACCCTCATGAGGGCTGAGGTGGAAGGTGAAGGCGGGAGGGGATACGCAGTATGGTACAATCAAGCCTATATTAAAAGGCGGCTGCCGCCCGGAAGCCGCGTTCTCCTCACGGGCAAAGTTAGCGTACGCTCCCTTTTGCCCGAGATACAGGTGGATGATTACGAACTTCTAGAGGGAGAATATACGGGGTTGAACACCGGTTATCTGGTCCCCTTTTACCCCTCCTCTGCGGGGCTGACCCAGCGTTGGCACCGGCTGGTGACCTATCAAGCCCTGGCCGAATACCTGCCCCATATTAAGGAAACCCTCCCCTTGGAATGGCGACAGCAGTACCGCCTGGTACCCCTGGCTAAAGCCCTAAGGGATATTCACTTTCCTTCCGAGGAAAAAGCTCTGCACCAGGCCCGGAGAAGGCTGATTTACGAGGAACTGCTAATTTGGGAACTGGCCCTCGCCATGCACCGGCGGAGGACGGCGGGAAGTGAAGGGGGAATTGCCCACAGCCGGGATAACACCCTGGTAAATAAATTTCTCAAGGGCCTTCCCTTCTCCTTGACCCGTGCCCAGGAGCGAGTCTTAGAGGAGATCTTTACCGATATGGAAGCCCCTCGCCCCATGGCCCGCCTCCTGCAGGGTGATGTTGGTTCGGGTAAGACCGTCGTAGCCGCAGCGGCCCTGGTAAAAGCGGCCTCCGGGGGCTGGCAGGGTGCCCTCATGGCGCCCACCGAAGTTTTGGCCGAGCAGCATTTCCTGAACTTCAGGCGCCTGTTGGGTTCCCTGGGCTTATCCGTGGCCCTCTTAACCGGCAGCACCAACCGCAGGGAGAAGGATCGGGTTATCGCAGGGCTGGAGACGGGACAAATATCCGTGGTGGTAGGAACTCACGCCCTCATCCAGGAAAGCGTAAAATTTAAGTCCCTGGGCTTAGCAGTAATCGATGAGCAACACCGCTTTGGCGTGCGCCAGAGGGCCCAGTTGCCGGCCAAGGGAAGGACGCCCGACCTGTTGGTCATGACGGCTACCCCCATTCCGAGGACCCTGGCCCTGGTGGCATACGGCGATCTGGATGTATCCCTCATCGACGAGCTTCCCCCCGGAAGAAAGCCGGTGGCCACTTACGTCCTGACCGGCAGCCAGAGGCGACAGGCTTACCGGCTCGTGGCCAAGGAGGTACAAGCCGGCCGGCAAGCTTATATTATCTGCCCTCTCATTGACGAAAGCGAAACCCAGGAGGCGGCTGCGGCTGCGGCGCGGGCCAGGGAGCTGCAGGAAAGGGTCTTTCCCGCCTTCAAAGTGGGGCTAATTCACGGACGCCTCCGCCCAGCGGAAAAAGAAGAGGTTATGGAACGCTTCCGCCAGGGTGACATTCAAATTCTGGTGGGAACGACGGTTATCGAAGTAGGGGTGGATGTACCCAATGCCACGGTAATAGTAATTGAGGGTGCCGAGCGCTACGGGCTGGCCCAGCTGCACCAGCTTCGGGGGAGGGTAGCCCGCAGCAGCCACCAGGCTTATTGTTTGCTGATTACCGAAAACAACTTAGGGGGGACCGGCCGGCGTTTAAAGGTGCTGGTGGATAACAGCGACGGCTTTGCCATTGCCGAAGCCGACTTACGGCTGCGCGGGCCCGGAGAATTCTTCGGTACCCGCCAGCATGGCTGGCCCGAATTCCGGCTGGCCGAGTTTCCCCGGGATTTGGCGGTGTTAGAGCAGGCGCGAAAGGACGCGCACTTTTTAATCCTGTCGGGATACCTGGATAGGCCGGAATACGCCGAGCTGAAGGCTTTAGCCGAGGAAAAGCTCGCCGCCTGGGAGGTGTGA
- a CDS encoding DUF1858 domain-containing protein, which yields MTDSPQKKIIFRRITKDLSIMEVLQAYPEVRPVFSRHGMGCLTCMGAMAETIESGARVHGIKLEELLADLNDAIKNRF from the coding sequence ATGACTGATAGCCCGCAAAAGAAAATTATTTTCCGGAGGATCACTAAGGACCTATCCATTATGGAAGTCCTACAGGCTTATCCCGAGGTGCGACCTGTTTTTTCCCGACATGGTATGGGGTGCCTCACCTGCATGGGGGCCATGGCTGAGACCATTGAAAGCGGAGCCCGCGTTCACGGGATCAAACTGGAGGAACTGCTGGCCGATCTAAATGATGCCATTAAAAACCGATTTTAG
- the rpmB gene encoding 50S ribosomal protein L28, whose translation MAVCSICGKKAVVGNQISHSNIKTKRQWRPNLQRVKAIVNGTRQRIYVCTRCLRSGKVQRAL comes from the coding sequence ATGGCCGTTTGCAGCATTTGTGGCAAGAAAGCCGTTGTTGGCAACCAGATAAGCCACTCCAACATTAAAACCAAGAGGCAGTGGCGGCCCAACCTCCAGCGTGTAAAAGCCATTGTCAACGGCACGCGCCAGCGGATTTATGTTTGTACCCGTTGCTTGCGTTCGGGGAAAGTTCAACGTGCCCTGTAA
- the ribH gene encoding 6,7-dimethyl-8-ribityllumazine synthase, with protein sequence MRTLQGKLTAEGLKFGIVVSRFNEFITSRLLSGALDALERHGAGPDAIDVVWVPGAFEIPITAQKMAQRGYDAVICLGAVIRGATPHFEYVAAEVTKGIAQVALGSNRPVIYGVITADNLEQAIERAGTKAGNKGFEAAMAAMEMANLFKELT encoded by the coding sequence GTGCGTACTTTACAAGGGAAACTAACTGCCGAAGGGTTAAAATTCGGCATTGTGGTCAGCCGGTTCAACGAGTTTATTACCAGCCGCTTATTATCCGGCGCCCTGGACGCCCTGGAACGCCACGGTGCTGGGCCCGACGCCATTGATGTCGTTTGGGTACCGGGGGCCTTTGAAATACCCATCACGGCCCAGAAAATGGCACAGCGCGGCTATGATGCCGTCATTTGTCTGGGTGCGGTTATCCGCGGCGCTACCCCGCATTTTGAATACGTGGCCGCCGAAGTGACCAAGGGCATCGCCCAGGTGGCCTTGGGTAGTAACCGTCCGGTCATCTACGGAGTTATTACGGCCGACAACCTGGAGCAGGCTATTGAGAGGGCGGGTACCAAGGCAGGGAACAAGGGTTTTGAGGCCGCCATGGCTGCCATGGAAATGGCTAACTTGTTTAAGGAACTGACGTAG
- a CDS encoding bifunctional 3,4-dihydroxy-2-butanone-4-phosphate synthase/GTP cyclohydrolase II, whose product MFKFNTIEEAIEDLKKGQMIVVVDDEDRENEGDVVAAAEKVTPEIVNFMATHARGLICVPMTGRRLDELGLELMVQENTDTLGTAFTVSVDAAEVTTGISAYERAITIKKLIDPETRPQDLRRPGHIFPLRAREGGVLKRAGHTEAAVDLARLAGLYPAGVICEIMNDDGTMARVPQLMEFCRCHGLKIITIADLIKYRRRTEKLIRRVAETNLPTRYGHFRAIAYEDVLEKQGHLALVKGAVDDGRPVLVRVHSECLTGDVFGSYRCDCGEQLARAMTMIEAEGRGVLLYMRQEGRGIGLLNKIKAYRLQEEGKDTVEANEALGFPADLRDYGIGAQILVDLGIRELRLLTNNPRKIAGLEGYGLKVVERVPLEIQPNGINQRYLQTKKDKLGHLLHIS is encoded by the coding sequence ATATTCAAGTTTAATACCATTGAGGAAGCTATCGAGGACCTCAAAAAGGGCCAAATGATAGTGGTAGTGGACGACGAAGACCGCGAGAACGAGGGGGATGTAGTGGCGGCGGCCGAAAAAGTTACCCCGGAGATTGTCAATTTCATGGCTACCCATGCCCGGGGCCTGATCTGTGTTCCCATGACCGGACGCCGGCTGGATGAGTTGGGGCTGGAGCTTATGGTCCAGGAGAATACGGACACCCTGGGTACGGCTTTCACCGTCTCCGTGGATGCCGCCGAGGTTACCACGGGGATATCCGCCTATGAAAGGGCCATAACCATCAAAAAGCTCATCGATCCCGAAACCAGGCCGCAGGACTTGCGGCGGCCGGGCCATATTTTCCCCTTGAGGGCACGGGAGGGAGGCGTGTTAAAACGGGCCGGTCATACCGAGGCGGCAGTAGACCTCGCCCGCTTGGCGGGGCTATACCCGGCAGGAGTCATTTGTGAGATCATGAATGATGACGGGACCATGGCCCGGGTACCCCAATTAATGGAATTCTGCCGCTGCCACGGATTAAAAATCATCACCATCGCCGATTTAATCAAATACCGCCGCCGCACAGAGAAACTAATACGACGCGTGGCAGAAACTAATCTGCCGACCCGTTATGGTCATTTTCGGGCTATCGCCTACGAGGATGTCCTGGAAAAGCAGGGTCACCTGGCCTTGGTAAAGGGTGCCGTGGATGACGGGCGGCCGGTATTGGTGCGGGTCCACTCCGAATGCCTGACCGGTGACGTCTTCGGATCCTATCGTTGCGACTGCGGGGAACAGCTGGCTCGGGCCATGACCATGATCGAAGCCGAGGGGCGGGGCGTGCTGCTTTATATGCGGCAGGAAGGAAGGGGTATTGGCCTTTTAAACAAAATAAAGGCCTACAGGCTCCAGGAAGAGGGTAAGGACACCGTTGAAGCCAACGAAGCTCTGGGCTTCCCGGCCGATCTTCGGGATTACGGCATCGGGGCCCAGATACTGGTGGACCTGGGCATCCGGGAACTAAGATTGCTAACCAATAATCCCCGCAAGATAGCGGGTTTAGAAGGCTACGGACTGAAAGTAGTTGAACGGGTCCCGTTGGAAATTCAGCCCAATGGGATTAATCAGCGCTACTTGCAGACTAAGAAGGACAAGCTAGGTCACCTGCTACACATAAGTTAA
- a CDS encoding riboflavin synthase, translated as MFTGIVEEIGRVRDLEVRGEDARLVLGARKVLDGTKIGDSVAVNGVCLTVVELLADGLVVEMMAETLRVTNLGRLRPGEGVNLERALRLGDRLGGHLVSGHVDGVVRILERRKVGAAEEIVLNLPPHLSPYVVAKGSVALDGTSLTVITCRRDNFSVGLIPHTLRETVLGYKRVGDEVNIEVDWLARYLEGLLRARNSEGSAGLTMEFLARHGFV; from the coding sequence ATGTTTACAGGTATTGTGGAAGAAATCGGCAGGGTACGGGACCTAGAAGTTCGGGGAGAGGATGCCCGGCTGGTCTTAGGCGCCCGCAAGGTTTTGGACGGAACTAAGATCGGCGACAGCGTGGCGGTGAACGGTGTTTGCCTGACCGTTGTGGAGCTGCTGGCCGATGGGTTGGTGGTGGAAATGATGGCCGAGACCCTGCGGGTTACCAATCTCGGCCGCTTGAGGCCGGGGGAAGGCGTTAACTTGGAGCGGGCCCTGCGCCTCGGGGATCGGCTGGGCGGGCACCTGGTAAGCGGCCATGTCGACGGAGTGGTTCGCATTCTTGAGCGCCGCAAGGTAGGTGCGGCCGAGGAGATAGTACTGAATCTACCCCCGCATCTCAGTCCCTATGTGGTAGCCAAAGGTTCGGTGGCACTGGACGGTACCAGCCTCACGGTAATCACCTGCCGGAGGGATAATTTCAGTGTAGGGTTGATACCCCATACCCTGAGGGAAACTGTCCTCGGCTACAAACGGGTAGGGGACGAGGTTAATATCGAGGTGGACTGGCTGGCCCGTTACCTGGAAGGGCTCCTTCGGGCCAGAAATTCCGAAGGGTCTGCCGGGTTGACTATGGAATTTCTTGCCCGACACGGGTTTGTTTAG
- the ribD gene encoding bifunctional diaminohydroxyphosphoribosylaminopyrimidine deaminase/5-amino-6-(5-phosphoribosylamino)uracil reductase RibD has product MGEAFMRRALELARRGLGRTAPNPAVGAVVVRSGEIVGEGYHQRAGSPHAEVHALREAGDRARGSTLYVTLEPCCHYGKTPPCTEAIIAAGVKKVVAAMIDPNPKVAGRGLRRLREAGVEVEVGLLEKEARRLNEAFIKYMTTGLPWVTLKVALTLDGKIATRTGASRWITGEVSRRKAHELRNTYDAVLVGIGTVLADDPELTTRLPGGRDPVRVILDSRLRLPLNARVVNLKSSAPTLVATTEEAPQERREELARAGIETMVLPAKEGRVSWPALLENLARRQITSVLVEGGAEVNGSALAHGVVDRVIAFIAPKIFGGREAPGAVAGLGVCRPEEAWELEEVEVEPSGEDIMITGLISRQIPLRKKRGE; this is encoded by the coding sequence ATGGGTGAAGCTTTTATGCGACGAGCCTTAGAATTGGCGCGGCGGGGATTGGGCCGGACCGCCCCTAATCCGGCGGTGGGAGCCGTCGTCGTCCGGAGCGGGGAGATTGTAGGAGAGGGGTACCATCAGAGGGCCGGTAGTCCCCACGCGGAAGTACATGCTTTAAGGGAAGCAGGTGATAGGGCCCGGGGTAGCACCCTCTACGTTACTTTAGAACCATGTTGCCACTACGGCAAGACCCCACCGTGCACCGAAGCCATTATTGCGGCAGGGGTAAAAAAGGTGGTGGCTGCCATGATAGATCCCAACCCTAAGGTAGCCGGCCGCGGCCTACGGCGGCTGCGGGAGGCAGGCGTAGAGGTAGAGGTGGGGTTGTTGGAGAAGGAAGCCCGGCGCTTAAATGAGGCTTTCATAAAGTACATGACCACCGGCCTACCATGGGTAACCCTTAAAGTGGCCCTAACCCTGGACGGGAAAATAGCCACCCGTACCGGGGCCTCCCGGTGGATAACCGGCGAGGTTTCCCGCCGCAAGGCCCACGAGTTGCGCAATACCTACGATGCCGTCTTGGTGGGCATCGGCACAGTACTGGCCGACGATCCGGAACTGACCACGCGGCTGCCGGGCGGCCGCGACCCAGTGAGGGTTATCCTGGACAGCAGGCTGCGCCTTCCCCTGAATGCGCGGGTAGTCAATCTTAAGTCTAGCGCCCCTACCCTGGTGGCCACTACCGAGGAGGCTCCCCAGGAACGGAGGGAAGAGTTAGCCCGGGCGGGTATAGAGACAATGGTCTTGCCTGCAAAGGAAGGGAGGGTTTCCTGGCCTGCCCTCTTGGAAAATTTGGCTCGGCGCCAGATAACCAGCGTCCTGGTAGAGGGCGGGGCCGAAGTCAACGGTTCCGCCCTGGCCCACGGAGTGGTGGACCGGGTGATAGCCTTTATTGCCCCTAAGATTTTTGGCGGAAGGGAAGCCCCCGGAGCAGTGGCCGGTCTGGGGGTATGCCGGCCGGAGGAGGCCTGGGAACTGGAGGAGGTAGAGGTAGAGCCTTCAGGAGAGGATATAATGATCACCGGACTGATTTCTCGCCAAATCCCTTTGAGGAAGAAGCGGGGAGAATAG
- the rsgA gene encoding ribosome small subunit-dependent GTPase A → MREGILIKGVGGFYFVLSEGKIYRCRLRGRLRVKAGEILVGDRVQFKETGLEEGAIEAVLPRVTKLERPAVANIDQVIVVFSLREPPPDLELLDRLLVLSMASNAEPIICWNKADIASEEFLPLPSLYESLGYRVLVTSARTGQGVDLLREVLQGHVSTFAGPSGVGKSSLLNAVEPGLNLKTGEVSRKQGRGRHTTRQVELLLLKNGGIVADTPGFSKLNLPEMKREDLAAYFPEILAYEGECRFHSCLHRSEPDCAVRKAVEEGGITRHRYAHYLKFLEEVIETERSY, encoded by the coding sequence ATGCGGGAAGGTATTCTGATTAAAGGGGTAGGCGGTTTTTACTTTGTTTTAAGCGAGGGGAAAATTTACCGGTGCCGCCTGCGGGGTCGCTTGCGGGTTAAGGCAGGGGAGATTTTGGTCGGCGACAGGGTTCAATTTAAAGAAACAGGGCTCGAAGAAGGAGCCATTGAAGCCGTCCTGCCCCGGGTAACCAAGCTGGAAAGACCGGCGGTAGCCAATATTGACCAGGTTATTGTGGTGTTCTCGTTAAGGGAACCGCCTCCGGATCTGGAGCTTTTGGACAGGCTATTGGTTTTGAGTATGGCCAGCAATGCTGAGCCGATCATATGCTGGAACAAGGCCGATATAGCCAGCGAGGAGTTCTTACCCTTGCCCTCCTTATACGAAAGCCTCGGCTATCGCGTGCTGGTTACCAGTGCCCGGACGGGGCAGGGAGTGGATTTGTTGCGGGAGGTCTTGCAGGGACACGTAAGCACCTTTGCGGGGCCCTCGGGAGTAGGGAAATCCTCGCTCCTTAATGCGGTGGAGCCGGGCCTAAACCTTAAGACCGGCGAAGTGAGCCGTAAGCAGGGCCGCGGGCGCCATACTACACGACAGGTAGAGCTCCTCCTGTTAAAGAACGGCGGTATAGTGGCTGACACGCCGGGCTTCAGCAAGTTGAACCTGCCGGAGATGAAGCGGGAGGATCTGGCCGCTTATTTTCCCGAAATCCTCGCCTACGAGGGCGAGTGCCGTTTTCACTCGTGCCTGCACCGTTCGGAACCCGACTGTGCCGTACGCAAGGCGGTGGAGGAAGGCGGCATTACACGACACCGGTATGCCCATTACCTCAAGTTCTTGGAGGAAGTAATCGAAACTGAAAGGAGTTACTAA